From Pleurocapsa sp. PCC 7319:
TCTAATTGGAAACTAAAATTTTAATCTTCTGAGCTAAATTTGATAGATTTTTCAAACGATAATTTTTGCTGATTAATGAGATAAATAAAATTTATTTATCTCTTTTTTTCACTTTAACGCACCAGAGAAATCTAGAAAGTGATATTGAGTCAAAAGCAGAATATTGTCAAACTTCTTTACATAAATTTCTAGTATCTCTTCAATGTAAAAGTTTTAATCAGTATTTATTCTCAGAGATAAGAATTTCAGAATATCCACAAATGTGGCACAAATAATCGCGCTAAACGGCGGTAGTCTCCTCCAGCATTAATTTAGAACGTTTAATATCTTCAGGGATTGATACGGGATAATTTCCCGTAAAGCAAGCGGAACAAAAATGATTAGTGTCTTCTTGGGTCGCTTTGAGCATTCCTGACCAAGTTAAGTAAGCTAGTGTATCTACACCAATACGTTTTTCAATTTCTGGAATAGACTTAGTCGCAGCAATTAGTTGATCTTGATTATCAGTATCGATGCCATAGAAACATGGATGAGTCACGGGAGGAGAAGAAATTCTCATGTGTACTTCTGTTGCTCCGGCATCTCGAAGAGTTTTAACAATCTTTTTGCTGGTTGTTCCCCGCACAATAGAGTCATCAACAATAATAATTCTCTTACCCTGCAAAGCATCCTTGAGAGTATTCAACTTCATCCGAATACCTGCCTCGCGCATACTTTGAGTAGGTTGGATAAAGGTACGTCCCACATAGCGATTTTTGATCAATCCTTCTCCGTAAGAAAGATCAGATTCACGGGAAAAACCGATCGCCGCCGGAATACCAGAATCAGGTACACCAATTACCAAGTCAGCATCTACAAAAGATTCACGAGCCAGTTGTCTACCCAGACGGATGCGATAGCTATATAAAGTCTCATCATGCATAACACTATCAGGACGAGCAAAATAGATCATCTCAAAAATACAGAGCTTTTTCTCCGCTTTTTCTGCCCAGTTCACTGAAACCAATCCCGATTCAGTAATCCATACCAACTCTCCTGGATTGACATCTCGTAAATATTCCGCCCCAATGATGTCTAAACCGCAAGTCTCAGATGATAATACATAGCGATTACTTTCACCTGATTCTCCAGGTATAATACCGATTACTAAGGGTCGAATACCATTGCGATCGCGGACACCCATCAAGCCAGCAGGAGTAGCAATGGTCAAACTGTATGCTCCAGAACACAATTTAAAAGCACTAATTGCTCCCTGAATCCAATCTTTGCCATGATTAACCTCATCAGCTATGGTCAAGGCAATCATTTCCGAATCAGTAGTGGTGGCGAAGTCAGCTTCTTTGTTAGCTAAATGTTGCCGTAGTTCTACTGCGTTAACCAGGTTGCCGTTATGAGCTAAAGCTAATTTACCTAACCTAGTATCTAAAATAACTGGTTGGGCATTTTCCTTGAGACTAGAACCGGTGGTTGAATAGCGAGTATGACCAATGGCTATTTCTCCTGGTAACTGCTCGAGAATTTCTTCACTAAAGACTTGGGACACTAACCCCATATCTTTATGACAATAAACCTGACCTTGTTTTAAAGTAGCAATTCCCGCAGATTCTTGACCTCGATGTTGCAAGGCATAAAGACCAAAGTAAGTAAGCTTAGCTACTTCAAAGGCTTGTTCTGGGGCATATACTCCAAAAACACCACAGGCTTCTTCCGGCTTATCCCCACGCTGATCACTCATTAGAGAATTATTTGTCCAATCAAAAGACTGTTGTGGAATCATGCTATAGCTTGCTCCTACCTTGCGGTAAATAAATATTTTATATATGTGTAAATGCTTGAAACTTTAACCCAACTCACCCATTTTACGAAGAATTTATCTTTAATGCTTGCTGACAAACAGAATGAGATCTGACTAAGTTTTGACCGCGAACCTTGGGCGGGCATAAACAAGTTTGCTGGGGAAAAATTTTACTCAAAAGTATTATCTTTAGTATTTAGGGAACTAATTTACTTTCTATTGCCTGGCTCCAGGTATCAGACAACATCCTAATCTTAACATTAATTAAAGAAAGATTATCATTTGTTAAAATGTTCAAATTTGATTCAGCTTCACCTACAGTACCTATTCTCATCCAGCAATCAGTTAGATTGCTTTGGAGATAAGCTTCCCACGCTGCTGTCATTTCCGAATTAACCGACACTACGATTTGACTGGCTACCTCCCCAAATAGCAACTCATCTAAGCGTTGTGACTCTGATACAGGCAGATTAATGTCTGCACCAAAGTTATTACCGATACAAGCTTCGGCTAAGGCGATCGCCAATCCTCCCTCTGCCAGATCGTGAGCAGATTGAATCCATCCTTGACGTATGCCATGACGACAGGCTGCTTGGACATTTTTTTCTAAATCAAAATCAACTACTGGGGGTTTGCCAGCTACAGTATTGTAAATGGCTGCCAAGTATTCAGATGCACCCAGAGAAGATCTTTGTGGTGAGTGGTGAGTGATAAGTTGAGAATCTGTTCCCAGTAAGTAAATAATATCCCCCGCTTGTTGCCAAGACTGACCACAAATTTTGGCAATGTCAGGAACTAAGCCTACCATTCCTATGACAGGAGTGGGATAGATTGGTTGAGGATTACCATCGGAATCAAGAGTTTCATT
This genomic window contains:
- the purF gene encoding amidophosphoribosyltransferase, whose amino-acid sequence is MIPQQSFDWTNNSLMSDQRGDKPEEACGVFGVYAPEQAFEVAKLTYFGLYALQHRGQESAGIATLKQGQVYCHKDMGLVSQVFSEEILEQLPGEIAIGHTRYSTTGSSLKENAQPVILDTRLGKLALAHNGNLVNAVELRQHLANKEADFATTTDSEMIALTIADEVNHGKDWIQGAISAFKLCSGAYSLTIATPAGLMGVRDRNGIRPLVIGIIPGESGESNRYVLSSETCGLDIIGAEYLRDVNPGELVWITESGLVSVNWAEKAEKKLCIFEMIYFARPDSVMHDETLYSYRIRLGRQLARESFVDADLVIGVPDSGIPAAIGFSRESDLSYGEGLIKNRYVGRTFIQPTQSMREAGIRMKLNTLKDALQGKRIIIVDDSIVRGTTSKKIVKTLRDAGATEVHMRISSPPVTHPCFYGIDTDNQDQLIAATKSIPEIEKRIGVDTLAYLTWSGMLKATQEDTNHFCSACFTGNYPVSIPEDIKRSKLMLEETTAV